Proteins from a single region of Pseudomonas sp. 10S4:
- a CDS encoding anti-sigma factor family protein: MTDLNCTACQVLIHGYLDKELDPTTTAKVAGHLAKCAECTRLHDQARLLTVSVKRHAPYYSAPASLTASVFAPVVPRTSTVERWRNWFAPAFSAAALALALVLYVATPGSEQPLMDEAVSSHVRSLMGEHLNDVVSSDRHTVKPWFTGKLDFSPPVLDYSAQGFPLLGGRLDYLQHQTTAALSYGRAKHIINVFILPTTESDKPPITQSIRGFNVVSWQENHMRFVMVSDVEKGELETLGQLLRKGA, encoded by the coding sequence ATGACTGACCTCAACTGCACGGCTTGCCAGGTGCTGATCCATGGCTACCTGGACAAGGAACTGGATCCGACAACGACTGCGAAAGTAGCCGGGCATTTGGCCAAGTGTGCCGAGTGCACGCGGTTGCATGATCAGGCGAGGTTGTTGACGGTCAGTGTGAAACGGCATGCACCGTATTACTCGGCACCGGCGTCATTGACCGCCAGCGTGTTTGCTCCTGTAGTGCCACGGACCAGCACCGTCGAACGCTGGCGAAATTGGTTCGCGCCAGCCTTTTCAGCAGCGGCGCTGGCCTTGGCGCTGGTGCTTTATGTGGCAACGCCTGGCAGCGAACAACCGTTGATGGACGAAGCCGTCTCCAGCCATGTGCGGTCATTGATGGGTGAGCATTTGAACGATGTGGTGTCTTCCGACCGCCACACCGTGAAGCCCTGGTTCACCGGCAAACTCGATTTCTCGCCACCGGTGCTCGACTACTCGGCGCAGGGGTTTCCATTGCTGGGTGGGCGGCTGGACTATCTGCAACACCAGACCACGGCAGCGCTGAGTTATGGCCGGGCGAAGCACATCATCAATGTCTTCATCTTGCCGACGACTGAGAGCGACAAACCGCCGATAACCCAATCTATTCGCGGCTTCAATGTCGTGTCCTGGCAGGAGAATCACATGCGGTTTGTGATGGTGTCGGATGTGGAGAAAGGTGAGTTGGAAACACTCGGCCAGTTGCTCAGAAAGGGAGCCTGA
- a CDS encoding sigma-70 family RNA polymerase sigma factor, translating to MKRFEELFAPHMDAAYNLARWLTGNDSAARDVVQESALRAFRFLHRFADGNSKAWFLTIVRNESYTWLKASAGHRWVAIGDELPEDDAALSHSQTPELLAIHMENAALVQQALCALPAIFREVIVLKELEDMPYKDIALVVDIPIGTVMSRLARARAMLKLELLKLHSHD from the coding sequence ATGAAGCGATTTGAGGAACTGTTTGCGCCCCACATGGACGCCGCCTACAACCTCGCGCGCTGGCTCACCGGCAACGACAGCGCCGCGCGCGATGTCGTGCAGGAAAGTGCCCTGCGCGCTTTCAGGTTCTTGCATCGCTTCGCCGACGGCAATTCCAAGGCCTGGTTCCTGACCATCGTGCGTAACGAAAGCTACACCTGGCTCAAAGCCTCCGCCGGCCACCGTTGGGTCGCCATCGGCGATGAGCTCCCCGAAGACGACGCGGCGTTGAGCCACAGCCAGACCCCGGAGCTGCTGGCCATTCATATGGAGAACGCGGCACTGGTCCAGCAAGCCCTGTGCGCTTTGCCAGCGATTTTTCGCGAGGTCATTGTTCTGAAGGAGCTCGAAGACATGCCCTACAAGGACATCGCCCTGGTGGTCGACATCCCCATCGGCACTGTCATGTCGAGACTGGCTCGCGCCCGCGCCATGCTCAAACTTGAACTATTGAAGTTGCATAGCCATGACTGA
- a CDS encoding murein L,D-transpeptidase catalytic domain family protein, with protein MALTRFGFLCSALLLAVTSIPAAYADSLAAALAKAAPGANANVINLAVRATQCRIAKGAAPAQRLAVIDYSLPSTEQRLWVFDLKKRKLLFHELVAHGRNSGENMASEFSNQNESNASSLGLYRTQSSYLGHNGYSLRMEGLEPGFNDNAFDRAIVIHGAPYVSPKLARINGRIGRSLGCPAVRPAIAHRLIDSMKDGQLLFSYYPDQRWLTKSAIVNCGGATVADVSKP; from the coding sequence ATGGCGCTAACCCGCTTTGGCTTTCTATGCTCGGCCCTGCTGTTGGCGGTAACGTCAATACCAGCAGCGTACGCCGATTCTCTTGCCGCCGCCCTCGCCAAAGCGGCTCCTGGCGCTAACGCCAACGTCATAAACCTGGCCGTACGTGCCACGCAATGCCGCATTGCCAAAGGTGCAGCCCCGGCTCAACGACTCGCCGTTATCGACTACTCATTGCCTTCGACCGAACAACGCCTCTGGGTGTTCGATTTAAAGAAGCGAAAGTTGCTGTTTCATGAACTGGTGGCACACGGTCGCAACAGCGGCGAAAACATGGCCAGCGAGTTCTCCAATCAGAATGAAAGCAACGCCTCCAGCCTTGGCTTGTATCGGACTCAATCGAGTTATCTGGGGCACAACGGCTATTCGTTACGAATGGAAGGATTGGAGCCCGGGTTTAACGACAATGCGTTTGACCGGGCAATCGTGATTCATGGCGCTCCGTATGTCAGCCCTAAACTTGCGCGTATCAATGGCCGGATCGGTCGCAGCCTGGGATGCCCGGCGGTGCGGCCGGCGATTGCGCATCGGCTGATCGATTCGATGAAGGATGGGCAGTTGTTGTTTTCGTATTACCCGGATCAACGCTGGCTGACGAAGTCAGCAATTGTGAATTGCGGTGGTGCGACGGTGGCGGATGTCTCCAAACCGTAA